One Nerophis ophidion isolate RoL-2023_Sa linkage group LG23, RoL_Noph_v1.0, whole genome shotgun sequence genomic window carries:
- the LOC133541687 gene encoding sodium/myo-inositol cotransporter 2-like, with the protein MRDYPNAIPSVRVPNSTCGIPREDAFHIFRDPVTSDLPWPGVIVGMSIPSMWYWCSDQVIVQRSLAAKTLTHAKGGSLLAAYLKLLPFFAIMLPGMISRILYTDDVACADPALCTQICGNPVGCTDTAYVRLVMELLPAGLRGLMMAVMIAALVSSLTSIFNSASTIFTMDLWKTFRSSASEWELMIVGRVFVLVLVVASILWIPVVQASQGGQLFIYIQAISTNLQPPVSIVFLMGCFWKRTNEKGAFWGLVVGLLVGCMRMLLDFIYPAPLCFERDNRPAVIKDVHYLYFSIVLSLITLVVVVGASLATEEPPAEQINGLTWFTRFVHVERKELNLELVMPRTDEGTGRPDESSERKESTTPSGRPGSRLVSALYWLCGMDSRTKEGQKTPEIPAEPECNKLEENPCLQQLVNANLIICLSVAAFVIGYWA; encoded by the exons ATGAGAGATTACCCCAACGCCATCCCGTCGGTGCGCGTGCCCAACTCCACGTGTGGCATCCCTCGAGAGGACGCTTTCCACATATTTAGAGACCCTGTGACCTCTGACCTCCCGTGGCCCGGCGTCATCGTGGGCATGTCCATTCCTTCCATGTGGTACTGGTGCTCGGATCAG GTGATCGTGCAGCGTTCTCTGGCCGCCAAGACGCTGACTCATGCCAAAGGTGGCTCCCTGCTGGCAGCTTACCTCAAGCTCCTGCCTTTCTTCGCCATCATGTTGCCCGGGATGATCAGCAGGATACTTTACACAG ACGATGTGGCGTGTGCGGACCCAGCGTTGTGTACGCAGATCTGCGGGAACCCGGTAGGATGTACGGACACCGCCTATGTCAGACTGGTCATGGAGTTGCTCCCCGCAG GTCTACGAGGTCTGATGATGGCGGTGATGATCGCCGCTCTGGTCTCCTCGCTCACCTCCATCTTTAACAGCGCCAGCACCATCTTCACCATGGACCTGTGGAAGACCTTCCGCTCCAGCGCCTCCGAGTGGGAGCTGATGATCGTGGGCAG AGTGTTTGTGCTGGTGCTGGTGGTGGCGTCCATCCTGTGGATTCCTGTGGTGCAAGCCAGTCAGGGCGGGCAGCTCTTCATCTACATCCAGGCCATCAGCACCAACCTGCAGCCCCCCGTCTCCATCGTCTTCCTCATGGGATGCTTCTGGAAGAGGACCAATGAGAAG GGTGCATTCTGGGGCCTGGTGGTGGGCCTGCTGGTGGGCTGCATGCGCATGCTGCTGGACTTCATCTACCCGGCCCCCCTCTGCTTCGAGCGCGACAACAGGCCCGCCGTGATCAAAGACGTCCATTACCTGTACTTCTCCATAGTTCTGTCCCTCATCAcgctggtggtggtggtgggcgcCAGTCTGGCCACGGAGGAGCCCCCAGCAGAGCAG attaATGGTCTTACTTGGTTCACACGATTTGTCCACGTGGAGCGCAAAGAGCTCAACTTGGAGTTGGTCATGCCTCGGACGGACGAGGGAACAGGAAGACCGGACGAGAGCAGCGAGAGAAAAG agtcaacaacacccagtggGAGACCTGGGTCCAGGCTGGTGTCCGCCCTCTACTGGCTGTGTGGCATGGACagcagaacaaaggaaggacagAAGACGCCGGAGATTCCTGCAGAACCTGAATGCAACAAACTGGAAGAAAATCCTTGTCTGCAGCAGCTGGTGAACGCAAACCTGATCATCTGTCTCTCTGTGGCGGCTTTTGTCATCGGCTACTGGGCCTGA